In one window of Sediminispirochaeta bajacaliforniensis DSM 16054 DNA:
- a CDS encoding N-acyl-D-amino-acid deacylase family protein, whose product MIITQQNATKNDIFLLSGATVINGKGTAPFVGDVKIEGDSITAVENTLHSNDESIKRIDCRGLYLAPAFIDPHTHTDAAPFLPQGFRPKITQGIASETVGVCGLGIAPMPKERQASWRKTLVIGNPDISWSWETTAQWYDAVEKAGLECNVLPFVGHGTLRYAAAGDKSAPLSPKEEAKMLDMLEEAFDAGAIGTSLGLIYVPALFAGRSELLAVAKKSAEYGRLLAVHMRSESDELFQALREITDIAEEAGCRLHISHLKAIGERNQRQIPQVLRFIEQKGLSFDSYPYDFGSTSLLSLLPPFLLEGSSVEGAIGRLGDAETIQRLEALYGGAQAAPPSVPWDNLPLLIGWDNIVVTDLPGVSKKKALRYTGKSIARIAEEEQSSPLAALGLLLAATEGAGRMMDRYSQEDRVEEILLHPAGMLSSDTLLGGRLHPRVYGTFPRFFRWQVFETSHLSLEEAVRKSSKAAADLFGIKDRAIIAPNKKADIVVFDSNIKDCSSTAFPEKESEGIHWLFINGKAKIADGHYRSEKPGRLIRTCMQQDATLSL is encoded by the coding sequence GTGATTATAACACAACAAAACGCAACAAAGAATGATATTTTTCTACTCTCGGGTGCGACCGTCATCAATGGAAAGGGGACGGCTCCCTTTGTCGGCGACGTAAAGATCGAAGGCGATTCGATCACCGCCGTCGAAAACACGCTGCATAGTAATGATGAAAGCATAAAACGGATCGACTGCAGGGGGCTCTACCTTGCTCCCGCCTTCATTGATCCGCATACCCATACCGATGCAGCACCCTTTCTTCCTCAGGGATTTCGCCCCAAAATCACCCAGGGTATCGCAAGCGAAACCGTCGGGGTCTGCGGTCTCGGTATTGCGCCGATGCCGAAGGAACGGCAGGCTTCCTGGCGAAAAACACTCGTCATCGGAAATCCCGATATTTCATGGAGCTGGGAAACTACCGCCCAATGGTACGACGCAGTGGAAAAAGCGGGCCTTGAGTGTAATGTTCTCCCCTTTGTGGGCCACGGGACCCTCCGCTACGCTGCAGCAGGCGACAAAAGTGCTCCCCTCTCGCCGAAGGAAGAGGCGAAGATGCTTGACATGCTTGAAGAAGCATTCGATGCCGGTGCTATAGGAACAAGCCTCGGCCTCATCTATGTTCCCGCTCTTTTTGCCGGACGAAGCGAACTGCTTGCCGTGGCGAAAAAGAGTGCCGAATATGGAAGACTCCTTGCCGTTCATATGAGAAGCGAAAGCGATGAGCTCTTTCAGGCCTTGAGAGAAATCACCGACATCGCCGAAGAGGCGGGATGCAGGCTCCATATCAGCCATCTCAAGGCCATAGGAGAACGAAATCAGCGGCAGATTCCGCAGGTTCTCAGGTTCATCGAACAAAAGGGGCTTAGCTTTGACAGCTATCCCTATGATTTCGGCAGCACCAGCCTTCTCTCTCTTTTGCCGCCCTTCCTCCTCGAAGGAAGCAGCGTCGAGGGGGCAATTGGCCGATTAGGTGACGCCGAAACAATACAAAGGCTCGAAGCACTTTACGGTGGAGCACAAGCGGCGCCTCCCAGCGTCCCATGGGATAACCTCCCGCTTCTGATAGGCTGGGATAACATCGTGGTAACCGACCTGCCCGGAGTGTCAAAGAAAAAAGCCTTACGATATACAGGGAAGAGTATCGCCCGCATAGCCGAAGAAGAGCAAAGCTCGCCGCTTGCGGCTCTCGGCCTTCTCCTTGCAGCGACAGAGGGCGCGGGACGGATGATGGATCGCTACAGCCAGGAAGATCGCGTCGAAGAGATTCTCCTCCATCCCGCAGGTATGCTTTCCAGCGACACCCTTCTGGGAGGAAGGCTTCATCCCAGGGTCTACGGCACATTTCCCCGTTTTTTCCGCTGGCAGGTATTTGAAACCTCCCACCTCTCTTTGGAAGAGGCTGTGAGAAAGAGCTCAAAGGCTGCGGCCGACCTGTTTGGAATCAAAGACAGGGCCATCATTGCCCCGAATAAGAAGGCGGATATCGTGGTCTTCGACTCGAATATCAAGGACTGTTCAAGCACAGCTTTCCCAGAGAAGGAATCCGAAGGAATCCACTGGCTTTTTATCAACGGGAAGGCCAAAATCGCCGATGGGCACTACCGTTCAGAAAAGCCGGGAAGGCTGATCAGAACATGCATGCAACAAGATGCAACATTATCCTTGTAA
- a CDS encoding NCS2 family permease, whose product MEKFFQLKAHNTSAKTEMIAGLTTFLTMAYILIVNPQILSATGMNQGAIFTATAISSAVATLIMAFAANLPFALAPGMGLNAFFAFTVVLGMGYSWQFALTAVFLEGIIFIILTIFNVREAIVNCIPMNVKRAISVGIGLFIAFIGLQGAGIVVADQATLVTVGKLTSPQALVAVIGLVIMGILLAFRVKGALLIGIVAATIIGFPLGVTSAPSGSWAPPSLAPIFFKFDFSRIFSLDMLVILFTFLFVDMFDTVGTLIGVSTKAGLIDKDGNIPKVKGALFADAFGTAFGAILGTSTVTTYVESASGVAEGGRTGLTAVSTAVLFFLALFLSPLFLMIPGAATAPALVLVGLFMMSPIKNIDFDDYTEAIPAFLTMIMMPLTYSIAEGIMFGMLGYIVLKVLTGKAKDVSVVTYIVGILFLIKFLL is encoded by the coding sequence ATGGAAAAATTCTTTCAACTGAAGGCACACAATACTTCAGCCAAGACAGAGATGATCGCCGGTCTGACCACCTTTCTGACCATGGCGTACATTCTCATCGTCAACCCCCAGATCCTAAGCGCTACGGGAATGAATCAGGGAGCCATCTTCACCGCAACGGCAATTAGTTCGGCAGTTGCGACTCTGATCATGGCCTTTGCGGCAAACCTTCCCTTTGCCCTTGCTCCCGGGATGGGGCTCAACGCATTCTTCGCTTTTACCGTCGTCCTCGGAATGGGCTACTCCTGGCAGTTTGCCCTGACAGCGGTATTTCTCGAAGGTATTATCTTCATCATCCTGACCATCTTCAATGTTCGTGAAGCAATCGTAAACTGCATTCCCATGAACGTGAAGCGGGCTATCTCCGTCGGTATCGGCCTGTTCATCGCATTCATAGGACTGCAGGGTGCCGGAATCGTTGTTGCCGACCAAGCTACCCTTGTAACGGTCGGCAAACTTACCAGCCCCCAGGCCCTCGTGGCCGTTATCGGCCTGGTGATCATGGGTATCCTCCTCGCCTTCCGTGTAAAAGGGGCTCTCCTCATCGGTATCGTTGCGGCTACCATTATCGGTTTTCCCCTTGGGGTTACCAGCGCACCTTCAGGCAGCTGGGCTCCCCCCTCCCTGGCACCCATCTTCTTTAAATTCGACTTCAGCAGGATTTTCAGCCTCGACATGTTGGTCATTCTTTTTACCTTCCTTTTTGTCGATATGTTCGATACCGTAGGAACCCTCATCGGTGTATCGACCAAGGCAGGCCTGATTGATAAGGACGGGAATATCCCAAAGGTTAAGGGTGCCCTCTTTGCAGATGCTTTCGGAACAGCCTTCGGTGCTATTCTCGGAACCTCTACGGTTACCACGTACGTGGAAAGCGCTTCCGGTGTTGCAGAGGGCGGAAGAACCGGACTTACCGCTGTTTCAACCGCGGTACTCTTCTTCCTCGCTCTTTTCCTTAGCCCCCTCTTTCTCATGATCCCCGGTGCGGCTACCGCTCCCGCCCTGGTTCTTGTCGGTCTTTTTATGATGAGCCCGATCAAGAATATCGATTTCGATGATTACACCGAAGCAATCCCCGCCTTCTTGACGATGATCATGATGCCCCTTACCTACAGCATTGCCGAAGGTATCATGTTCGGAATGCTCGGCTACATCGTCCTGAAGGTCCTTACCGGTAAGGCAAAGGATGTTTCTGTTGTTACCTATATTGTCGGTATTCTTTTCTTGATCAAGTTTTTGTTGTAG
- the metA gene encoding homoserine O-acetyltransferase MetA, translated as MPIKIDEALPARRALEAENIFVMTSERAMHQDIRPLEIAIVNLMPAKIDTEIQLLRLLANSPIQVNIDLLHTESYTSRHSSPAHLERFYTTFSRVEKKRYDGMIITGAPVETLPFTEVDYWDELAAIMEHSKKNVYSTLHICWGAFAGLWYHYGIDKLLLPHKLTGVFEHRRMDDHSPLFRGFDDCFPLPHSRYTGVDEAALKRIPRLEILARSKEAGSAVIQAQAGRQIFITGHFEYDADTLAKEYQRDTEKGLDVPTPAHYFPQDNPNAFPISTWRAHAHLFFSNWLNYSVYQATPYDLGSLKPMFEEEQQ; from the coding sequence ATGCCGATAAAGATAGACGAGGCTCTTCCTGCCCGCCGGGCCTTAGAGGCGGAAAATATTTTCGTCATGACCAGCGAGCGGGCAATGCATCAGGACATACGCCCGCTGGAGATTGCCATCGTCAACCTGATGCCGGCAAAGATAGATACCGAGATTCAGCTTTTGCGGCTACTGGCCAACTCCCCAATTCAGGTCAATATCGATCTACTTCACACCGAATCCTATACCTCGCGCCACAGTTCTCCGGCCCATCTGGAACGCTTTTATACCACCTTCTCAAGGGTTGAAAAAAAGCGCTACGACGGGATGATCATCACCGGAGCGCCTGTGGAGACCCTTCCCTTCACCGAGGTGGATTACTGGGATGAGTTGGCTGCAATCATGGAGCACAGCAAAAAGAACGTCTATTCGACACTCCATATCTGCTGGGGGGCCTTTGCAGGCCTCTGGTACCACTACGGAATCGACAAGCTTCTCTTACCTCACAAGCTGACAGGGGTGTTCGAGCACCGGCGAATGGATGATCATTCGCCACTCTTTCGAGGCTTCGACGACTGTTTTCCCCTTCCCCACTCCCGCTATACGGGGGTCGACGAGGCTGCTCTAAAGAGGATTCCAAGGCTCGAGATTCTCGCACGATCGAAGGAAGCAGGTAGCGCCGTCATCCAGGCGCAGGCGGGACGGCAGATCTTCATAACCGGTCATTTTGAATACGATGCCGACACTCTGGCAAAGGAGTACCAACGGGATACGGAAAAGGGGTTGGATGTGCCAACCCCCGCCCATTACTTTCCTCAGGATAATCCCAATGCTTTTCCCATCTCCACATGGAGGGCTCATGCCCACCTCTTTTTTTCAAACTGGCTCAATTATTCAGTATATCAGGCAACCCCATACGATTTGGGAAGCCTGAAACCGATGTTCGAGGAGGAACAACAATGA
- a CDS encoding RrF2 family transcriptional regulator — protein MKFSTRTRYGLRFLIYLGSEGGDRYVQLGEISEAEKVSQKYLEQIVRLLKPSGILDSARGVTGGYKIAVDPDKVRLDRLFELLEGDLAPINCLREDEHCERASRCPTLPLWMELDDLVKNFLKERSLGDLIRNTKANTCSMMMTN, from the coding sequence ATGAAATTTTCGACCAGAACACGCTACGGTCTCAGATTCCTCATCTACCTCGGAAGCGAGGGGGGAGATCGTTATGTTCAGCTCGGCGAAATCAGCGAAGCCGAAAAGGTAAGCCAAAAATACCTTGAACAGATTGTCAGGCTCCTTAAGCCATCCGGAATCCTCGATTCCGCACGTGGTGTCACAGGTGGATACAAGATCGCCGTTGACCCCGACAAAGTGCGTCTTGACCGTCTTTTCGAGCTTCTCGAAGGGGACCTTGCGCCGATCAACTGCCTCAGAGAGGATGAACACTGCGAAAGAGCCTCCCGATGCCCGACTCTTCCTCTTTGGATGGAGCTTGATGATCTTGTCAAAAATTTCCTTAAAGAACGAAGCCTCGGCGATCTTATACGGAACACCAAGGCCAATACCTGCAGCATGATGATGACAAACTGA